A genomic window from Sphingobacterium sp. BN32 includes:
- a CDS encoding methylglyoxal synthase: MAKTIALIAHDGKKAEMVAFVKDHQEELAKAHLVATGTTGSYIQQTGLEVELKLSGPKGGDAQIAAMAAEGKINGIIFFRDPLGKHPHEPDIQMLMRICDLWNVPLATNPATGSLIIKGLLEYQ, encoded by the coding sequence ATGGCAAAAACTATCGCTCTAATCGCACATGATGGTAAAAAGGCAGAAATGGTGGCCTTCGTCAAAGACCATCAGGAGGAACTCGCCAAAGCTCATTTGGTAGCAACCGGAACCACCGGCTCCTACATTCAGCAAACCGGTTTAGAAGTTGAATTGAAACTTAGCGGTCCGAAGGGCGGTGATGCACAGATTGCGGCGATGGCTGCTGAGGGAAAGATCAACGGAATCATCTTCTTCCGCGACCCACTCGGCAAGCATCCACACGAACCCGATATACAAATGCTGATGCGTATCTGCGATCTATGGAACGTACCGCTAGCAACCAACCCTGCAACAGGATCACTAATTATTAAAGGACTTTTAGAATATCAATAA